A stretch of the Thermofilum adornatum genome encodes the following:
- a CDS encoding indolepyruvate oxidoreductase subunit beta: MGIRSIVVTGIGGQGQITIGTILGQALLRKGYNVRVGEVHGLSQRGGSVVVFVKYGKGVPSSIVTAGEADALIGLEMIESLRRVPLVSRDGLLIVNEFFLPPPASKPLSRKDVEDALKSIGTKTVFINANELALKAGSQIASNIVMVGALVGSGKVDLTLEDVSNVLSERFKGKTLEINMNALRMGYEYVTSQGGL; encoded by the coding sequence ATGGGTATAAGGTCTATTGTTGTTACGGGGATTGGTGGGCAGGGGCAGATAACAATAGGGACGATTCTTGGGCAAGCCCTCCTCAGAAAGGGCTACAACGTAAGAGTAGGCGAGGTACATGGTTTGAGCCAGAGAGGCGGCTCAGTTGTAGTCTTTGTTAAATACGGGAAAGGGGTTCCATCATCCATCGTCACAGCCGGTGAGGCGGACGCCTTGATAGGGCTAGAGATGATTGAGAGCCTGCGAAGGGTTCCCCTTGTATCTCGGGATGGGCTACTAATAGTTAACGAGTTTTTCCTGCCACCACCTGCTAGTAAGCCACTTAGCAGAAAGGATGTTGAAGATGCCTTGAAAAGCATTGGAACAAAGACTGTTTTCATTAATGCAAACGAGCTGGCACTCAAAGCAGGCTCCCAGATAGCTTCGAACATAGTGATGGTGGGGGCCCTTGTAGGATCCGGGAAGGTAGATCTTACACTTGAAGATGTTTCAAATGTTCTCAGTGAGCGCTTCAAGGGCAAAACCTTGGAGATCAATATGAATGCATTGAGGATGGGATACGAATACGTCACTAGTCAAGGAGGACTTTAG
- a CDS encoding NAD(P)/FAD-dependent oxidoreductase, with protein MQRDIHILGAGPAGLQVARFLLKGHSGDVYVYEEHEKIGRPIHCTGLVSLEGLRKDIGIIDENLIINTFRGAIFFSPSGKKLIVGRPETVAVVVDRERLEERLYEEVLSLGAHVKLGSHVNIADFSKLVRSKNNFGIVAGGTKYLDEDKKKHLLPALQYDIKVKDSIGITTHVLIFMGEKFSNGLFAWAIPLGDETYKVGVATKGKTLVRMKYVLKTLERIGITPLHVIKTYGGTVYTGGLVKHLLRGDLLYIGDSAGQTKPTTGGGLVYLSIAARLLASALIRNDPTLYEKNVRATLGHETTLQFALRKVLNNLSDPELDEIFRTVKEMHGEELISRIGSMDRQAFLIREIGFKYLFEKPSLVFKLLSKVLLD; from the coding sequence ATGCAGAGAGACATTCACATCCTTGGTGCTGGACCAGCAGGATTACAAGTGGCTAGATTTCTCCTTAAAGGTCATAGTGGCGATGTCTATGTCTACGAGGAGCATGAAAAAATTGGGCGACCCATCCATTGTACCGGTCTCGTTAGCCTTGAAGGCTTGAGAAAAGATATCGGCATTATAGACGAAAACTTAATTATTAATACTTTTAGGGGGGCTATTTTCTTTTCTCCTTCGGGGAAAAAGCTGATTGTAGGGAGGCCAGAAACTGTCGCTGTGGTTGTTGACAGGGAGAGGCTTGAAGAAAGGCTTTACGAAGAAGTTTTATCGCTAGGTGCTCACGTCAAGCTTGGTAGTCATGTAAACATTGCTGATTTTTCTAAACTTGTTAGAAGTAAAAATAACTTTGGCATTGTCGCTGGAGGAACAAAGTACTTAGACGAAGATAAGAAAAAACATCTTTTGCCTGCACTCCAATATGATATAAAGGTAAAAGACAGCATAGGCATAACAACTCATGTTCTTATATTCATGGGAGAGAAATTTTCCAACGGACTCTTTGCATGGGCTATCCCGCTTGGAGACGAAACATACAAGGTGGGTGTCGCAACCAAGGGGAAAACACTAGTTAGAATGAAGTATGTCCTAAAGACGCTTGAAAGAATAGGGATAACTCCTCTACATGTCATTAAGACCTATGGCGGCACAGTGTATACGGGTGGATTAGTAAAACACCTTTTACGCGGCGATTTGCTCTATATAGGTGACTCGGCAGGTCAAACCAAACCCACGACTGGGGGAGGACTTGTCTACCTCTCTATTGCTGCCAGACTACTTGCGAGTGCTCTCATAAGAAATGATCCAACCTTATATGAGAAAAATGTCAGGGCAACACTAGGCCATGAGACAACTCTACAATTTGCCCTGAGGAAAGTCCTAAATAATTTAAGCGACCCCGAGCTCGACGAGATTTTCAGGACAGTAAAAGAGATGCATGGAGAAGAATTAATTAGTAGGATAGGCTCCATGGATAGACAGGCATTCTTAATAAGAGAAATTGGTTTTAAATATTTATTTGAAAAGCCAAGCCTAGTGTTTAAACTTTTATCTAAAGTCCTCCTTGACTAG